DNA from Tripterygium wilfordii isolate XIE 37 chromosome 15, ASM1340144v1, whole genome shotgun sequence:
GATTTGAGAGGTCTCGAGTACGATTCATACTAGAAGCAATACGTTTGTGTCCACACACAGAGCGTTAACCAAACTTACCCTGTTGTCATGTGCCAAATTTCTGTGTTCATGGAACAGATGGTTCGAATTTAAACTAATATCAactgtccaaaagacaaactttacTGATGTCATTtgcgattaaaaaaaaatgactgcCCTAATTAATTCATAGATGGCTTATAGCATTTTATATGGGGATGACAGAGGCATCCAAAAATGGAACTTAATTACCATGTCACCTCACTCTTTGGGCTGCTTTCGGTGTAAGTTCCCAACTCTGGGCTTGGGCCTTGGCCCATCTTCAAGTCCTGGAGACAACAAGCAGTGTTAGCTAGAAGCATATGCCCCGAACTACGCTTCAATGACAAAGTCGCTCACGTCCTCTCTCAATATGCATCACACATATCATATCATTTGGATGACAATTACACCTCTAGGAGCTCTAGCTgccatgaaaattgaaaaacagaTTATAACGACCACTCGTTTGTGCACGGTCAGAGACACTAATCACTGTCATCGTCTCCTACCAATCTCAATTGCAATTTGTCAAGTTTTTCTAAGTATGTACTCGGGACATTAGCAGCACTTGAAACATGAGTCTTCCTCAATTTAGCCTCCTCAGTTCATCGCCACTCAATCAGAAGAAATGGCAATTCCTTACTCATCAACTACTCTGTTTACAGCATCACAATTCCAACTCTCACAGAAATCACTGTCCCATACCAAGTCCATCACCAAGTGTTGTGAAATCAGGGAACAAGTTTTAAAATTCAATAACAATAATGGGTTTTCTGAAACGAGTTTGCTGCATCATTCAGCTGCACTGAAGTCTCCGAGGCCGCGCAGGATAATCCTGGTTCGGCATGGAGAAAGCGAAGGGAATGTAGATGAGAGTACCTACACAAGGGTTGCtgatcccaagattgaactgaCAGAGAAAGGGAAGATTGACGCAGAGCAATGTGGAGAGACTATTAGAGAACTAATCAGTAAAGATGGTGCCACTGACTGGAAGGTTTACTTCTATGTTTCACCATACAAAAGGACTCGTCAGACATTGCAGCATCTGGGTCGAGCATTTGAGAGGTCAAGAATTGCTGGTCTCAGAGAAGAACCTCGACTGAGAGAACAAGATTTCGGTAggatttctcttcctttttaacTGTCATGCAATGGTAGCTATgttagtaacaacaatatataaagTAAACCATTCAAATAAATCCAGTGAACAAAATCAACTACTATGTTGATCAGATTTTCTTCTACTTCTGCAAGGGAATTTTCAGGATCGAGAGAAGATGCGAGTTGAGAAAGCCATTCGAAATCGTTATGGTCGATTCTTCTACAGATTTCCCAACGGTGAATCTGCAGCAGATGTTTATGATAGAATCACAGGTAGTTTGGTTTATCACATTCAATGTAAAAGATATACCAAAAaggatttttgatatgaagtACCTTTGCAATAGGGTTCAGAGAAACACTGAAGTCAGACATCGACGTTGGACGCTTTCAGCCTCCAGGAGAAAGAAATCCAGAAATGAATCTGGTGATAGTTTCACATGGTCTCACACTGCGTGTGTTCCTAATGAGGTGGTACAAGTGGACtgtggagcaatttgagagactCAACAACTTGGGCAATGGAAAAATAATTGTCATGGGAAAAGGTTATGGTGGAAGGTAAACCCGCTTTTTTATCAGCAATTATAGGAACTACTTAGCAATCAATCTGTATGTCCTAGGGTTAGAAAAAAGCTAAGCATATGCAGCAGAGTAAGTAAATTCATGGCATCTCCAAACATGTAaagcaaattacaaaaaaataggAAATGATAACAGCTAAAAATCAGACCAAAATAAACCAGAACCATATGGACTTTAGGACAATCAACATCCCCAGAATCATTCTGTTAATTGTTTCCAAACAATGCCAATATTTAAGTGATCTTTTCTCATATACAGATACAGTTTGTTGGTACATCACACTAAAGAAGAGCTCAAAGAGTTTGGGTTGACAGAGGAAATGCTGATTGACCAGGAATGGTACAGACTAGACTCATTTCTGCATTGCATCCAGCACTGTGTTAGCATGTTTTATGATAATTTGAGTACTACGTGCACATGAGTCTAACTCGGTTATCTTTTCGTGTCAAGGCAAAAAATGGCAAAGATTGGAGAACTGAACTATGATTGTCCAACAATGAAGTCTTTTTTCCCCCATTTTGAAGCCGAGGAATGTGAAACCTTGTATCACGGGGAGATATACTAGctatcaaaatatcatcacaaACCAGAAGCGGGCAACTTGGCATCCTAACTTCTGGACTATATCTTAGCATAAGCTTATTTTGTCAAGAAACTCTTCAGGAATATTGTGGCCAATGCAGCGGGAAAAAAGTATGACC
Protein-coding regions in this window:
- the LOC120016261 gene encoding phosphoglycerate mutase-like protein AT74H, producing the protein MAIPYSSTTLFTASQFQLSQKSLSHTKSITKCCEIREQVLKFNNNNGFSETSLLHHSAALKSPRPRRIILVRHGESEGNVDESTYTRVADPKIELTEKGKIDAEQCGETIRELISKDGATDWKVYFYVSPYKRTRQTLQHLGRAFERSRIAGLREEPRLREQDFGNFQDREKMRVEKAIRNRYGRFFYRFPNGESAADVYDRITGFRETLKSDIDVGRFQPPGERNPEMNLVIVSHGLTLRVFLMRWYKWTVEQFERLNNLGNGKIIVMGKGYGGRYSLLVHHTKEELKEFGLTEEMLIDQEWQKMAKIGELNYDCPTMKSFFPHFEAEECETLYHGEIY